The following proteins are co-located in the Callospermophilus lateralis isolate mCalLat2 chromosome 8, mCalLat2.hap1, whole genome shotgun sequence genome:
- the Mad2l1 gene encoding mitotic spindle assembly checkpoint protein MAD2A, producing the protein MARQLTREQGITLRGSAEIVAEFFSFGINSILYQRGIYPSETFTRVQKYGLTLLVTTDPELIKYLSSVVEQLKDWLYKCSVQKLVVVISNIESGEVLERWQFDIECDKTAKDDSAPREKSQKAIQDEIRSVIRQITATVTFLPLLEVSCSFDLLIYTDKDLVVPEKWEESGPQFITNSEEVRLRSFTTTIHKVNSMVAYKIPVND; encoded by the exons ATGGCGCGGCAGCTGACCCGGGAGCAGGGCATCACCCTGCGCGGGAGCGCGGAGATCGTGGCCGAGTTCTTCT CGTTCGGCATCAACAGCATCCTGTATCAGCGCGGCATTTACCCCTCGGAGACCTTCACCCGGGTGCAGAAGTACGGGCTCACGCTGCTGGTGACCACCGACCCCGAGCTCATCAAGTACCTGAGCAGCGTGGTGGAGCAGCTGAAAG ATTGGCTGTACAAGTGCTCAGTTCAGAAGCTGGTGGTGGTCATCTCGAACATTGAAAGTGGGGAGGTCCTTGAAAGGTGGCAATTTGATATTGAGTGTGACAAGACTGCAAAAGACGACAG TGCTCCCAGAGAGAAGTCTCAGAAAGCCATCCAGGATGAGATCCGTTCAGTGATCAGACAGATCACAGCGACAGTGACGTTTCTGCCGCTGTTGGAAGTTTCTT GTTCATTTGATCTACTGATTTATACAGACAAAGATTTGGTGGTACCTGAGAAATGGGAAGAGTCGGGACCACAGTTCATTACCAATTCCGAGGAAGTCCGTCTTCGTTCCTTTACTACCACGATCCACAAAGTAAACAGCATGGTGGCCTACAAAATTCCTGTCAATGACTGA